DNA sequence from the Glycine soja cultivar W05 chromosome 18, ASM419377v2, whole genome shotgun sequence genome:
TGGCGGATGCTGATTTTGCTGACTGTGTTGAATTACAACCAGAGgtacattaattttatttgattaactaCTGTTTGTAGATTTCAAGTTTTGCTTTGATTTATAGATATACTTCTTGGATTGTTTTATGCATAAATCTTGTTTAATGTTTAGCCTTTTGTGTTTTTACTATCCTTCAGCTTAAAAGACTGAAACTTCGTAGAAACAATTGGGATTCTGACACTTATGAGTTTGATGAGGTGCTTACCGAATTTGCATCACAGAAACGTGTCTATGAAGTTGTGGCTAAGCCAGTTGTGGAGGTCAGTTGTAATGGTGCATATCCTAATTGTTCATGAACATCCTTTACTGAGATATCCCTATCTAATTCTGCTTTATATTAGTGTTCATGATTTGATAACATCATTTCCTTGGTTTAATAGTTAATGCATTCTATCCATCGAGATATCGTCATATTCTTCAATTCTCTATAGCTTAATATGTGTTTGATGTCTGGTTTGTAGAGTGTTCTTGATGGTTATAATGGGACTGTGATGGCTTATGGTCAAACTGGAACTGGGAAAACTTTTACACTTGGACGACTGGGGGAAGTAGATGCCTCTGACCGTGGTATAATGGTTCGTTCCATGGAGGATATTTTTGCTGACTTATCACCAGATACCGATTCTGTCACTGTCTCTTATCTGCAGGTTGTATACTGTTTTTTGCATCATTGAGTTTTACCTTCTAGTATTCATTGAGGTTGTGTCCTATTTTGTTTGATCATGAAAGTGTTCTTTGTTTTGTATTATAACTATTCTTGGCTATTTTACTCATATTTTGTCTACAAAAAATGTGTAGCTTTACATGGAGACTCTCCAGGACTTGCTGAATCCAGCAAATGATAATATTCCTATAGTGGAAGACCCAAGAAGTGGTGACGTATCTATGCCCGGGGCAACTCTTGTAGAAATCACAGACCAACATAGTTTTTTGGAGTTGTTAAGAGTAGGTGAAGCTAATCGAATCGCTGCTAACACAAAATTGAATACTGAATCTTCTCGCAGTCATGCCATGCTAATGGTGAAAGAATATTCTTTGTTTTAATTACCTTTTCTATTGAACCAGTTAGTCACTGTTTTCTGTTTCTTTAAATAATATCCAATCttgttaaatttattgtttcttACAGGTTCATATTAAGAGATCTGTCTTGGAAAATGAAGATATGTCTAGTCAAAATGGTGATGCCTCTCATTTGACTAAACCTTCAAAACCACTTGTTCGGAAGAGCAAGTTGGTTGTGGTAGACTTGGCAGGTTCAGAACGCGTCCATAAGTCAGGTGCATACTGAACTTAAAACTTGTATATGTGTGTAAATGTGGATGTCATAAATCAATGGTTCTTGTTTGAGAGTGGCTTCTTCATGAAGCGTTTGTTGTGTGCGCATGCATGCAGTATACTGGAAAATGGGAGGAAAAATATTGGGAAAAACCACAAGTCCCATATCAGTTAGAGATAAGGCTAAGAAAGAGTATATTAGTGAGGGTGACCCTCATTCTTTGAGCTAGCTTTTTGGAGTTAAATTAGGTTCAAACCCGCATTTTAAGGAAAAATCATTCAAATGAGCTGGAAGAGAAAATTATGTGAATGATTAGGAAAATTGCTCCAAAACAATGCCCCCCTAGCACAgataagtgaaaataaaatggaCAGGAAAGAACAATTCAAGTTAGAGGAAAAAATGTAATAGGCAGGAAAAAAATCTGGAAAAATGATGAAAAGGGGTACTATCAAATATGGCTAGAAAAATCATTGAAATAAGCAggaaaaatggatttgaaaatcatacaaaagGATTGGAAAAATGGGGAGAAAATGTTTTGTTTGACGAATCCTCAATTTTGTGAAGGATTGCTTTCACTatttccataaaaaatattgaaaataggaaaaaaaattaaaacagtgtggtattttgtaattattagttaaaagcctattaattgatttttttttttttggaaaacaaccAGTCACCCTTTAAGGGTCTGTTTACTTagagaaaatgttttttgacttttgttttcaattttaattacaaaagtttcacctcgttttcatttgttttttgtttaaaaatatttgtcttgataatagtgaaaatactttttttttattgtttttactgTTTCCTATATGAacttttgaaaataagaaacaaaaatgaaaataagatggcattttttaattaaaaatgaaacagaaaatgaaaataaataacattttctCTAAACCAAACAAGCTTCAATATTCCCTGTTTCGTGTGGCCTTTGAAATTGGTATGTTCATTCTGTGGTAGTCCTTGCTTTAACTTCAATGAGTTGGTAGCTTCTGTTATTAAGTTGGTATGTGCTGAAACTTGAGATTTCCCCTGTTTTACCCCACCAGGAAGTGAAGGGCACATGCTAGAGGAAGCTAAATCTATCAATCTTTCACTTAGTTCACTGGGAAAATGTATTAATGCTCTAGCAGAGAACAATGCTCATGTTCCATTTCGTGATTCGAAGCTTACCAGGATGCTTCGAGATTCTTTTGGAGGTAAGATGCCTTAATCTTTTTCAGATGAGATATCTTAGTATCATATCCTTCAGTTCTTCAACTTGATGTGATCAAATATTTAGTGAGATGTCATTTATGGTTTACGAAACTGGTTTCTTAAATCCTTGATTGACATATTTACAGTATCTTTGTCTTAGTCTTTGTATCAGATACCATATTCTTCTTGGACACTATTCCTGTTTGCAGGCACAGCTAGGACTTCATTGATTGTGACTATTGGCCCATCTCCACGTCATCGAGGAGAGACTTCTAGTACCATATTGTTTGGCCAAAGGGTCAGTTTCGTATCTGAGATCTGTACTTTCGTATATAGTTTCTATTCATACAATATGAACTAAAACatcattattaaatttatattccaTTAGACCCGTTTCATTgtgcatattttatatttcaagtATTTTGATGTCGGTGTTGGAACATATTTTGAAAAGCCATTGTTAGAGATCTCTAGCATCAAAGGTCATTAAATGCATTTAATTTTACGCCCTTAGATTCACCTCTTCCTCCTTGTGCCATTAATTAATCTGCTCTTTCTGGTATTTTAATTTGCTCATTTTGTCAAGTTAATTTCCCCCCTAAAAATTTCAAGTACCTTATTGTAGTTAAGCGATCATCACATATTTTGAATGACTTGTTAttgacatcatcatcattattataatcAAAGAATATATTAAGAGAGAAAGGAGGTTCAAATTCAAGAGGATAAGATTTCCTCAAAAAACTAATCCAAtaacaaaagacataaaaactaGAAAACGTGTACCACTGCACACCAATCTCTGAAGATCTTCCAAAGAAGTGTACTACTCTACACTAAAAGATCTCCAAAGGTAAGAATTGACTAGTGAAAATTCTAGCTTTTCTTTCCAACCGAATATGCCAAACAACTGCAAATTGAGCACAATGCCAAAGCCTTTCAGCATCTCTGTTGGTGTCAAAACCTCTAAAATTAATCCACAAGGCCTTCTGGAGATCCTTGGCGAAAATCTAATCTTGAGCAACAACACCAACTAAACAGATCTATCCAAAAAAATGATGGTGTTGAACAATGCAATAACAAATGAAAAGCATTTTCAAAACTAAATCTGCAAACAACACAGTAATCAAGATAGCAAGCAGTTAGAGAGGTCTTCAAATTTGAAGTAAATCATTGACATTAATTCAGTTTGGAACAACAGTCCATACAAAAGATTTAACCTTTGAGGAGCTATTATTTCCTAAAGAAGGAATCATTACTGGGAGATGAAGTGACAAGCTGGATGGTAGGATTTACAAGAAAAACACCTGAAGTGTCAATTGACCAAAACCAAATCCGGCAAGCCGAAAAGAGATTGTAATTCAGAGAATTCCCTATTCGAATTTctgaaaaacttaaaatacataGACACAGAAACAGTAGGTTCAGAAGAGGAATAAAACTGGATTAAAGGAGACTGCTAATTGGAGAGATGTTAGAGTCTAGGAAATGTGTCAGAAAAAAGGAACATCTCCCACCTGAGTGTCTACCCAAAACTTAATATGTAAACTTGTGAACCATCTCCAAAACCCAGGAAAGAGAGGACCTACAAGAAGCATAACCTGGGGAAATGAGTTTCCTAGGGCTAGCAGGTGATGCTTTTACTGTTAAATTGGCATATCTCCCATCAAAATGCAAACTATATTCAAttctgataattttattttttcattatttaaaatgaaaagacCTAGATGATGATCGATATGGTTTGCTGTTTTTGTGACAGATGAATTAATGTGTATTTTTGTTTCATCAGGCTATGAAAGTTGAGAATATGCTGAAAATAAAGGAAGAATTTGATTATAAAAGCTTGTCTCGAAAGCTTGAGATACAATTAGATAAGCTTATTGCAGAAAATGAAAGACAACAGAAAGCTTTTGAGGATGAAGTtgaaaaagtaaattttgaGGCACAATGTCGTATTGCTGAGGTTGAGAGGAACTTTGCAGATGCATTAGAGGTTTGTTGTATTAGCTATACAAAAGATCTTActacaaattatttttcttttttaagtattGTTATGCAGAATGCTGTATACTAATAGACTAAGGTTTAAGTTATTGTTATGAAGTTTTAGGCATCTGTATGTCATAGATTTTCTGGACTAATTATTTTAGGATGAGCGTCATGTGCGACTTGTCTCCTATCTCTTTTTCTAACCTTTTCATGGTGGTGTAAAGTATTGAAATAATGCCCTTCCAGCTATTAAGGTCCAAGGAATGAGCTATGTTATCTTTGTTTGATTTTCATTATTATGCTATCAAACATTCTTTTTAtacctttttagtttttaggcTGTCTCTGTTTCTTTATTCTGTATTCTGAAGCAAATGTTAGACATGGTGCAAAACCTTTATGCCCCATTCTTTTGAAAACTTAAGTTACTGATAGGTTTTTTTTTGGGTAACACCTCTAATCTTTGCTCAATGTCTTAAATGGAGTTGTATGATTGTACCCTGTAGAAAGAGAGACTGAAATGCCAGATGGAGTACATGGAATTGGTAAAGGAGCTGGAGCAGAAGTTGGTTTTGAATCAAGAACGACACGACTGTAATAGTTTTGTGGCTGATAATGAAGAGGTATATTCCTTTTGAAGCAATATTAGCTCATAATAGTTTTGACTCATCCAAAGTGATGGATGATGCTTTATTTCTAGCTTGGTCTTGGTTAAAAGCTAGAGAGAAAGATTTCAACACTCCTTTTAACCATTGGTCTACCAATCTTTCAGAGTCTTTTGGTTAAGCTGGGTTGGGTACCTTTATCTTCTGTGGTGGGGTCCTGGTTgggtttctttctttgtttttggaGGGCGGCACCATAGGTGTCTTGTATTTGTTCATATTTCaccagtacctctggtactgatgtgtttttattaatactatatattttctgccttccaaaaaaaaatattaacagtaACACTGCAAATCTTGGAGGTGGATTATTTTtccactttttaaaaattaatggtgacatttttttaagaaatcaacATGTGTTACTATTTCCTTATTCAGTATTTCTGGTGAATGTTGGTTGTTGGTTGTGTCCTAGGTTCCTGGACCAATTCTTGATTATTTGCTTTCATAGTTTTGGTAGAAGTAATGACCTACTTTTTTTGGCTATGTGCAATGAAATGGGAAGAATGATTTCTTGCGTATTCCTGAATGGTTTGTacacttatttatatatataaaggctGTCAATCCCTAAAGTTTAGGAATCACAATCAAGCTATTTAAGGAAACTAAATAAATTAGGGAAACAAGGAAACAGGGAAAACAGGAGATGAAATATGAAACCATTCATGTGTCTCCGCTTATCAAATTGGGATTGTTTTTTCATGACAAATGTTTATATCAAGCAATCTCCTATTTTAGTATTTTCTAAGTACTCATTCCCTGTGGTAAattcaatattataatttacacAAATTTTCACCGGTCTCaatgttaaaaatttaacaattggctggttgaattattattatcatcgcTTAGaggttttcttttttacattttttgggTTTTTAGTTATTCAGTTGTTTATGTCTTTTTGGCACAGGGGCCTGCATCATCTTCTACAGATGACGTTGCTGAGGTCAAAATGCTGCTTGAAACTGAAAGAAATCGGAGGAAGGCAGCTGAAGAAGAGGTAGAACATCTAAAAAGTCAGCTGGGGAAACATACACAAGCAGAGGTGAGATTTAAGTTAACTGGAAAACTTTTCTGTTTCTTCATTTTCCAAGAATGGATTTCTGGTATATTAGAAACTTTTTTGTGTATAGGCAGGAGGTGATGTGGAGATTATAAAGCTTCGCAACCTCCTGGAGGACGAGGCTAATCAGAAAAAAAGACTTGAAGAAGAAATCATATTACTAAGGAGTCAATTATTGCAATTGAACTTTGAAGCTGACCaggtatttgttttattttgacaaGAGATTTTGAGCATTCGGCATATTCTTGAGTATTACATTTTAGCTTGGATTCTAATTCCATACATTGAGTCATTGACTTTTCAGTGATTTAATGGAAAGTGGCCATAAAATGCACAACGCTGTTCAATATATCTATCATTTGTAGAAAATTCTTGAAACAAACACAAGCAGAGCACCAAATATAAGTCATAAACATAACCCTATTCTGAACAATGTAGTAGTAGTTGTTGTAATATCAAGGTTCTTTGGTCTCTCTATAGCCTCTAGCTGCATGCTACATTATGTTCTTTATAGCATAGCTTTGAATCTATGGTACAGAATGATTTAATGCTATGTCTATAGATGAGAAGGTGTTTGGATGGAAGCTCTGGAAGCACATATTCTGCCATGGATTCCTCCACGACTCAAGTTAGGCATTCCCAATTCAAGGATGTTGCGAATGGTCAAAAGTCATCTGTTGCTACACTCTTTGAGCAAGGTATGAGTGTTTTAAGTTATAATTGAAACATTACATCATCTATGT
Encoded proteins:
- the LOC114396818 gene encoding kinesin-like protein KIN-UB, with the protein product MASNRNGFQRGSAKFDRPLKSRPRPSSPSPGSALRRPNAAARNGDAVPGRVRVAVRLRPRNAEEMMADADFADCVELQPELKRLKLRRNNWDSDTYEFDEVLTEFASQKRVYEVVAKPVVESVLDGYNGTVMAYGQTGTGKTFTLGRLGEVDASDRGIMVRSMEDIFADLSPDTDSVTVSYLQLYMETLQDLLNPANDNIPIVEDPRSGDVSMPGATLVEITDQHSFLELLRVGEANRIAANTKLNTESSRSHAMLMVHIKRSVLENEDMSSQNGDASHLTKPSKPLVRKSKLVVVDLAGSERVHKSGSEGHMLEEAKSINLSLSSLGKCINALAENNAHVPFRDSKLTRMLRDSFGGTARTSLIVTIGPSPRHRGETSSTILFGQRAMKVENMLKIKEEFDYKSLSRKLEIQLDKLIAENERQQKAFEDEVEKVNFEAQCRIAEVERNFADALEKERLKCQMEYMELVKELEQKLVLNQERHDCNSFVADNEEGPASSSTDDVAEVKMLLETERNRRKAAEEEVEHLKSQLGKHTQAEAGGDVEIIKLRNLLEDEANQKKRLEEEIILLRSQLLQLNFEADQMRRCLDGSSGSTYSAMDSSTTQVRHSQFKDVANGQKSSVATLFEQVGLQKILSLLESDDANVRIHAVKVVANLAAEEANQKRIVEAGGLTSLLMLLRRYEDETVRRVAAGAIANLAMNEANQELIMAEGGITLLSMTASDAEDPQTLRMVAGAIANLCGNDRILMTLRSQGGIKALLGIVRCGHPDVLSQVARGIANFAKCESRASNQGIKSGRSFLIEDGALPWIVQNANNEAAPIRRHIELALCHLAQHEVNAKDLISGGALWELVRISRDCSREDIRNLARRTLSSVSTFKLELRRLRIDF